A window of Palaemon carinicauda isolate YSFRI2023 chromosome 27, ASM3689809v2, whole genome shotgun sequence contains these coding sequences:
- the LOC137621033 gene encoding uncharacterized PPE family protein PPE16-like — translation MHNILRDNRGRGPRVWDSGGRVPKLRDSGTTGTRDPNSGTAEAIDPYSGTAEAGDPDSGTEKAGHPDYGTAEAGYPDSGRVEAWDPDSRTAEAGVPDSTTGEAGDPNSGAVVVGDPNFGTGEAGDPYSVTAEAGDPNSGTAKAGDPDSGKADAGDLDSAKAEAGDADSDTAEAGDPDSRTAEAGDPDFGTADAGDPDSGKEEAGNPNFGTAEVRHPDSGTVEAGDPNSGTAEARDPDSGSAEAGDPDSRTAKAGDPDSGTAEAGDQDSGTAEEGYPDSGTAETGNPYSRIAEARDLYSDSGCRGP, via the coding sequence atgcataatatactcCGGGACAATCGAGGCCGGGGACCCCGAGTCTGGGACAGCGGAGGCAGGGTACCCAAACTCCGGGACTCTGGGACAACGGGGACCAGGGACCCCAACTCAGGGACAGCCGAGGCCATTGACCCCTACTCTGGGACAGCCgaggccggggaccccgactcTGGAACAGAAAAGGCCGGGCACCCCGACTACGGGACAGCGGAGGCCGGCTACCCAGACTCCGGGAGAGTGGAGGCCTGGGACCCCGACTCAAGGACAGCGGAGGCCGGGGTCCCTGACTCCACGACAGGAGAAGCCGGGGACCCCAACTCCGGAGCAGTCGTGGTCGGGGACCCCAACTTTGGGACAGGGGAGGCTGGGGACCCCTATTCCGTGACAGCGGAGGCCGGGGACCCTAACTCCGGGACAGCAAAGGCCGGGGACCCCGACTCAGGGAAAGCAGATGCCGGGGACCTCGACTCCGCGAAAGCGGAGGCGGGGGACGCCGACTCCGATACAGCAGAAGCCGGGGACCCTGACTCACGGACAGCAGAGGCTGGGGACCCAGACTTCGGGACAGCTGATGCCGGGGACCCTGACTCCGGGAAAGAGGAGGCTGGAAACCCCAACTTCGGGACAGCAGAGGTCAGACACCCGGACTCCGGGACAGTGGAAGCTGGGGACCCCAACTCCGGAACAGCGGAGGCCAGGGACCCGGACTCCGGGTCAGCCgaggccggggaccccgactccAGGACAGCCAAGGCCGGGGACCCTGACTCTGGGACAGCCGAGGCCGGTGACCAAGACTCTGGGACAGCGGAAGAAGGGTACCCAGACTCTGGGACAGCGGAGACAGGGAACCCGTACTCCAGGATAGCGGAGGCCAGGGACCTCTACTCGGACAGCGGATGCCGGGGACCCTGA